Proteins found in one uncultured Desulfuromonas sp. genomic segment:
- a CDS encoding methyl-accepting chemotaxis protein encodes MKLIKVSQVIGIVVSILCVYFVSFTDESTSMGINVSTILLLALTGVLIFTLILTVKVENQVLEKYHWYEQIIDLWENPLSITDMDMNWTFVNKTVEDLLKKKRSEVLGQQCSNWGANICNTDNCGVICLRKGKPKSFFNQWDMDFRVNTHYLTNRKGKKIGHAEIVTNIHAQKQLSQLLKSARQAAASVASGSNELTNSAQTLSAGTTEQAASIEEISASLNEVENQTRMNSENAEQAKNLSNETRETVQRGNQQMEVLVESVRNINDTSSEVSKVIKVIDEIAFQTNLLALNAAIEAARAGKYGKGFAVVAEEVRALAGRSGEAAQDTTQLIEKSIKGVEAGVQNANETALILNEIVSSMEKMNDLVSEISGSSNEQNSSMKEISNGLSQVNTVVQQNASISEENASASEELKFQVNRLLKLTEGISVTEDIGDEQTKPEGTVTAPDAPLESPVKQFESESGSRSFISLDDDNFDKY; translated from the coding sequence ATGAAATTAATAAAAGTATCTCAGGTGATCGGCATCGTAGTGTCCATACTATGTGTATATTTCGTTTCCTTCACCGACGAATCAACAAGTATGGGTATCAATGTATCGACCATCTTACTCTTGGCGTTAACAGGAGTATTAATCTTTACTCTGATCTTAACCGTCAAAGTGGAAAATCAGGTGCTGGAGAAATATCACTGGTATGAGCAAATCATCGATCTTTGGGAGAATCCCCTGTCCATAACCGACATGGATATGAACTGGACATTCGTCAATAAAACAGTTGAAGATTTGCTCAAGAAAAAACGTTCCGAGGTACTTGGTCAACAATGCAGTAATTGGGGAGCGAATATCTGTAACACTGATAACTGTGGAGTCATCTGCCTGCGCAAAGGAAAGCCCAAATCATTCTTTAATCAGTGGGACATGGATTTTCGCGTAAATACACATTATCTGACAAACCGAAAAGGCAAAAAGATCGGCCACGCGGAGATTGTCACAAATATTCACGCCCAAAAACAATTGAGTCAATTGTTGAAAAGCGCTCGCCAAGCAGCGGCCAGTGTCGCGTCTGGCTCAAATGAACTGACAAATTCCGCGCAGACTTTATCCGCCGGGACGACAGAGCAGGCGGCATCGATCGAGGAGATCAGCGCGTCATTAAATGAAGTTGAAAATCAAACAAGAATGAACAGCGAGAACGCGGAACAGGCCAAAAATTTATCCAATGAGACCAGAGAAACCGTTCAACGAGGTAATCAGCAAATGGAAGTTTTGGTCGAATCCGTAAGAAATATAAATGACACCAGTTCTGAGGTGAGCAAAGTAATTAAAGTCATTGATGAAATTGCCTTCCAGACAAATTTACTCGCGCTAAACGCCGCGATCGAAGCCGCCAGAGCAGGAAAGTACGGCAAAGGGTTCGCGGTTGTCGCTGAAGAAGTTCGCGCCTTAGCTGGGCGTAGCGGTGAGGCGGCCCAGGATACCACTCAATTAATTGAAAAATCGATTAAGGGCGTTGAAGCCGGAGTGCAAAACGCCAATGAGACAGCCTTGATTTTGAATGAAATTGTCTCCTCAATGGAAAAAATGAACGATCTCGTCAGCGAGATCTCCGGCAGTTCAAATGAGCAGAACTCCAGTATGAAGGAAATCAGCAACGGTTTGTCTCAAGTCAATACCGTTGTCCAGCAAAACGCGTCAATTTCCGAAGAAAACGCTTCCGCTTCAGAGGAACTGAAATTTCAGGTTAATCGGCTATTAAAACTTACCGAAGGAATTTCCGTTACAGAAGATATTGGCGACGAACAAACCAAACCGGAAGGAACGGTTACGGCACCTGACGCGCCATTAGAAAGCCCGGTGAAACAATTTGAAAGTGAAAGCGGTTCCCGCAGCTTCATATCGCTGGATGATGATAATTTCGACAAATACTAA